In Salmonella enterica subsp. enterica serovar Typhimurium str. LT2, a single window of DNA contains:
- the dgoT gene encoding MFS family D-galactonate transport protein (similar to E. coli D-galactonate transport (AAC76714.1); Blastp hit to AAC76714.1 (445 aa), 90% identity in aa 1 - 445), with amino-acid sequence MVSGLAMPRIWRQMTMDISVTAAQPGRRRYLTLVMIFITVVICYVDRANLAVASMHIQKEFGITKAEMGYVFSAFAWLYTLCQIPGGWFLDRIGSRLTYFIAIFGWSVATLLQGFATGLLSLIGLRAITGIFEAPAFPANNRMVTSWFPEHERASAVGFYTSGQFVGLAFLTPLLIWIQEMLSWHWVFIVTGGIGIIWSLVWFKVYQPPRLTKSLSQAELEYIRDGGGLVDGDAPAKKEARQPLTKADWKLVFHRKLVGVYLGQFAVNSTLWFFLTWFPNYLTQEKGITALKAGFMTTVPFLAAFFGVLLSGWLADKLVKKGFSLGVARKTPIICGLLISTCIMGANYTNDPLWIMALMAIAFFGNGFASITWSLISSLAPMRLIGLTGGMFNFIGGLGGISVPLVIGYLAQSYGFAPALVYISVVALLGALSYILLVGDVKRVG; translated from the coding sequence ATGGTGAGCGGCCTCGCTATGCCCAGAATCTGGAGACAGATGACGATGGATATTTCAGTTACAGCAGCACAGCCGGGGCGTCGCCGCTATCTGACGCTGGTGATGATCTTTATTACCGTGGTGATTTGCTACGTCGATCGCGCCAACCTTGCCGTAGCTTCCATGCATATTCAAAAAGAATTCGGCATTACCAAAGCGGAAATGGGCTATGTCTTCTCCGCTTTTGCCTGGCTCTATACGTTATGCCAGATCCCCGGCGGCTGGTTTCTCGACCGTATTGGGTCCCGGCTGACCTATTTTATCGCTATCTTCGGCTGGTCAGTCGCAACGCTATTGCAGGGGTTTGCGACGGGACTATTGTCGCTTATCGGCCTGCGCGCTATTACCGGGATTTTCGAGGCGCCGGCCTTTCCGGCAAATAACCGGATGGTCACTAGCTGGTTTCCGGAGCATGAGCGCGCATCCGCAGTCGGGTTCTACACCTCCGGACAGTTCGTCGGACTGGCATTCCTTACGCCGCTGCTGATCTGGATTCAGGAAATGCTGAGCTGGCACTGGGTCTTTATCGTCACCGGCGGTATCGGGATTATCTGGTCATTGGTCTGGTTTAAGGTTTATCAACCGCCGCGTTTGACGAAAAGCCTTAGCCAGGCGGAGTTGGAGTATATTCGCGATGGCGGTGGTCTGGTGGATGGCGATGCGCCAGCGAAAAAAGAGGCCCGCCAGCCGCTGACGAAAGCCGACTGGAAACTGGTGTTCCATCGTAAGCTGGTGGGCGTCTACCTCGGTCAGTTCGCCGTAAACTCTACGCTATGGTTCTTTCTGACCTGGTTCCCTAATTATCTGACCCAGGAAAAAGGCATTACCGCGCTAAAAGCGGGCTTTATGACGACCGTACCGTTCCTGGCTGCCTTTTTTGGCGTACTGCTCTCCGGCTGGCTGGCGGATAAACTGGTGAAAAAAGGCTTCTCGCTGGGCGTGGCGCGCAAAACGCCGATTATTTGCGGTTTGCTCATCTCCACATGCATTATGGGCGCTAACTACACTAACGATCCGTTGTGGATTATGGCGTTGATGGCGATAGCTTTCTTCGGCAACGGATTTGCGTCCATTACCTGGTCGTTAATCTCTTCCCTTGCGCCGATGCGGTTGATTGGCCTTACCGGCGGTATGTTTAACTTTATCGGTGGGTTAGGCGGGATTAGCGTACCGTTAGTGATTGGTTATCTGGCGCAAAGCTACGGTTTTGCTCCGGCGCTGGTCTATATCTCCGTTGTGGCCCTGCTGGGCGCGCTGTCTTACATCCTGTTAGTGGGCGATGTGAAACGCGTCGGATAA
- the dgoA gene encoding 2-oxo-3-deoxygalactonate 6-phosphate aldolase (bifunctional; similar to E. coli 2-oxo-3-deoxygalactonate 6-phosphate aldolase and galactonate dehydratase (AAC76715.1); Blastp hit to AAC76715.1 (587 aa), 92% identity in aa 206 - 587): protein MKITHITTYRLPPRWMFLKIETDEGVVGWGEPVIEGRARTVEAAVHEFADYLIGKDPARINDLWQVMYRAGFYRGGPIMMSAIAGIDQALWDIKGKVLNAPVWQLMGGLVRDKIKAYSWVGGDRPADVIDGIEKLRGIGFDTFKLNGCEEMGVIDNSRAVDAAVNTVAQIREAFGSEIEFGLDFHGRVSAPMAKVLIKELEPYRPLFIEEPVLAEQAEYYPRLAAQTHIPIAAGERMFSRFEFKRVLDAGGLAILQPDLSHAGGITECYKIAGMAEAYDVALAPHCPLGPIALAACLHIDFVSRNAVFQEQSMGIHYNKGAELLDFVKNKEDFSMDGGFFKPLTKPGLGVDIDEARVIELSKSAPDWRNPLWRHADGSVAEW, encoded by the coding sequence ATGAAAATAACTCACATCACCACGTACCGTTTACCTCCACGTTGGATGTTCCTGAAAATCGAAACGGATGAAGGCGTGGTTGGCTGGGGAGAGCCGGTCATTGAAGGTCGGGCACGTACTGTAGAGGCGGCAGTACATGAGTTTGCCGACTACCTGATAGGGAAAGATCCGGCGCGTATCAACGACCTGTGGCAGGTAATGTACCGGGCCGGTTTTTATCGCGGCGGCCCGATTATGATGAGCGCCATCGCCGGTATTGACCAGGCATTGTGGGATATCAAAGGCAAGGTGTTGAATGCGCCGGTCTGGCAGCTCATGGGCGGCCTGGTGCGCGACAAAATCAAGGCCTATAGCTGGGTGGGCGGCGATCGTCCGGCAGACGTCATTGACGGTATTGAAAAATTGCGCGGTATTGGTTTTGACACCTTCAAGCTGAACGGCTGTGAAGAGATGGGCGTGATTGATAACTCCCGTGCGGTGGATGCGGCGGTCAATACCGTGGCGCAAATCCGCGAAGCTTTCGGCAGTGAAATTGAGTTTGGGCTCGATTTCCACGGTCGCGTTAGCGCGCCGATGGCGAAGGTGCTGATTAAAGAACTGGAACCCTATCGTCCGCTGTTTATTGAAGAGCCGGTGCTGGCGGAACAGGCGGAATATTATCCGCGCCTGGCAGCGCAAACGCATATTCCGATTGCCGCAGGCGAACGTATGTTCTCGCGTTTTGAATTTAAACGCGTGCTGGACGCGGGTGGGCTGGCGATTCTACAGCCGGATTTATCCCACGCGGGCGGCATTACCGAATGCTATAAAATCGCCGGAATGGCGGAAGCATATGATGTGGCGCTGGCGCCGCATTGCCCGCTGGGTCCAATCGCCCTGGCTGCCTGCCTGCATATCGATTTTGTTTCGCGCAACGCGGTATTCCAGGAACAGAGTATGGGCATTCACTATAACAAGGGCGCGGAGCTGCTCGACTTTGTGAAAAATAAAGAAGACTTCAGCATGGACGGCGGCTTCTTTAAACCCTTAACCAAACCGGGTCTTGGCGTAGACATTGACGAGGCCAGGGTGATTGAACTTAGCAAAAGCGCGCCGGACTGGCGTAATCCGTTGTGGCGGCACGCTGACGGATCGGTAGCCGAGTGGTGA
- the dgoK gene encoding 2-oxo-3-deoxygalactonate kinase (similar to E. coli 2-oxo-3-deoxygalactonate kinase (AAC76716.1); Blastp hit to AAC76716.1 (292 aa), 81% identity in aa 1 - 292) — protein MTARYIAIDWGSTNLRAWLYQGDKCLESRQSEAGVTRLNGKSPDAVLAEVTTHWRDSATPVVMAGMIGSNVGWQNAPYLPVPALFSAIGEQLTAVGDNIWIIPGLCVSREDNHNVMRGEETQLLGACELSPSSVYVMPGTHCKWVQTDTQQIHDFRTVMTGELHHLLLRHSLVGAGLPEQEVSGDAYAAGLERGLNSPAVLPSLFEVRASHVLGHLAREQVSDFLSGLLIGAEVASMSESFAAQQAITLVAGPALISRYQQAFSAIGRDVSTVDGDMAFQAGIRSIAHAVAN, from the coding sequence ATGACAGCTCGCTACATCGCAATTGACTGGGGATCGACCAATCTGCGCGCCTGGCTTTACCAGGGCGACAAATGCCTGGAGAGCAGGCAATCAGAAGCAGGCGTTACACGCCTGAACGGTAAATCTCCTGACGCGGTGTTAGCAGAAGTCACAACACACTGGCGCGACAGCGCCACCCCCGTGGTAATGGCGGGCATGATCGGCAGTAACGTAGGCTGGCAAAATGCGCCTTATCTGCCGGTTCCCGCCCTGTTCTCCGCTATTGGCGAACAGTTAACCGCCGTTGGCGACAACATCTGGATCATCCCCGGATTGTGTGTCTCACGCGAGGATAACCACAACGTGATGCGCGGCGAAGAGACGCAACTGCTTGGCGCCTGCGAACTTTCTCCTTCTTCTGTCTATGTCATGCCCGGCACACATTGCAAATGGGTACAGACTGATACGCAACAAATTCATGATTTTCGTACTGTGATGACAGGCGAACTCCATCACTTGTTGCTGCGTCACTCGCTGGTCGGGGCTGGTTTGCCGGAACAGGAAGTTTCTGGCGACGCCTATGCCGCGGGGCTGGAGCGCGGTCTTAATTCTCCTGCCGTCCTGCCTTCTCTTTTTGAGGTTCGCGCCTCGCACGTGTTGGGACATCTTGCGCGTGAGCAGGTCAGCGACTTCCTCTCCGGCCTGTTGATTGGCGCGGAAGTCGCCAGCATGAGCGAATCCTTCGCGGCGCAACAGGCTATCACTCTCGTCGCTGGACCCGCGCTGATCTCACGTTACCAACAGGCGTTTAGTGCTATTGGGCGTGATGTTTCAACCGTGGATGGCGATATGGCATTTCAGGCTGGAATAAGGAGCATCGCTCATGCAGTGGCAAACTAA
- the dgoR gene encoding galactonate operon transcriptional repressor (GntR family; similar to E. coli regulator protein for dgo operon (AAC76718.1); Blastp hit to AAC76718.1 (128 aa), 94% identity in aa 1 - 112) produces MTLNKTDRIVITLGKQIVSGKYVPGSALPAEADLCEEFETSRNIIREVFRSLMAKRLIEMKRYRGAFIAPRNQWNYLDTDVLQWVLENDYDPRLISAMSEIRNLVEPAIARWAAERATSSDLAEIESALNDMIANNQDREAFNEADIRYHEAVLQSVHNPVLQQLNVAISSLQRAVFERTWMGDAANMPKTLQEHKALFDAIRHQDGDAAEQAALTMIASSTRRLKEIT; encoded by the coding sequence ATGACTCTCAATAAAACCGATCGCATCGTTATCACGCTGGGCAAACAGATTGTCAGCGGTAAATACGTACCCGGTTCGGCGCTGCCAGCGGAAGCGGATCTGTGCGAGGAGTTTGAAACGTCGCGCAACATCATTCGCGAAGTGTTTCGCTCGCTTATGGCGAAGCGGCTAATTGAAATGAAGCGTTATCGCGGCGCGTTTATCGCACCGCGTAACCAGTGGAATTATCTCGATACCGACGTGCTGCAATGGGTGCTGGAAAACGACTACGACCCGAGGCTTATCAGCGCGATGAGCGAAATACGAAACCTGGTGGAGCCAGCAATAGCACGCTGGGCGGCGGAACGGGCAACATCAAGCGATCTGGCTGAAATTGAGTCGGCGCTAAACGACATGATTGCCAATAACCAGGACCGGGAAGCGTTTAACGAGGCGGATATTCGCTATCACGAAGCAGTGTTGCAGTCGGTGCATAACCCGGTGCTGCAACAGTTAAATGTAGCGATCAGCTCGCTACAGCGAGCGGTATTTGAACGGACCTGGATGGGCGATGCGGCCAACATGCCGAAAACGCTCCAGGAACATAAGGCGCTATTCGATGCGATACGGCATCAGGATGGCGATGCGGCAGAGCAGGCGGCATTAACCATGATCGCCAGCTCGACACGAAGGTTAAAGGAAATCACATGA
- the yidA gene encoding putative hydrolase of the HAD superfamily (similar to E. coli orf, hypothetical protein (AAC76720.1); Blastp hit to AAC76720.1 (270 aa), 93% identity in aa 1 - 270), with translation MAIKLIAIDMDGTLLLPDHTISPAVKNAIAAAREKGVNVVLTTGRPYAGVHSYLKELHMEQPGDYCITYNGALVQKAGDGSTVAQTALSYDDYRYLEKLSREVGSHFHALDRNTLYTANRDISYYTVHESYVATIPLVFCEAEKMDPNTQFLKVMMIDEPAVLDRAIARIPAEVKEKYTVLKSAPYFLEILDKRVNKGTGVKSLVEALGIKPEEVMAIGDQENDIAMIEYAGMGVAMDNAIPSVKEVANFVTKSNLEDGVAWAIEKFVLNPDHSSGHFPAR, from the coding sequence ATGGCTATTAAACTCATTGCTATCGACATGGATGGCACCCTTCTGCTGCCCGATCACACCATTTCTCCGGCGGTTAAAAACGCGATTGCCGCTGCGCGTGAAAAAGGGGTAAACGTGGTGCTGACCACAGGCCGTCCGTATGCGGGTGTGCACAGTTACCTGAAAGAACTTCACATGGAACAGCCCGGTGATTATTGCATCACCTATAACGGGGCGCTGGTGCAGAAAGCAGGGGACGGCAGTACGGTTGCGCAAACGGCGCTCAGCTATGATGACTACCGTTACCTGGAAAAACTGTCCCGTGAGGTGGGTTCTCACTTCCACGCATTAGACCGAAATACGCTTTATACCGCTAACCGCGATATCAGCTACTACACGGTGCATGAATCGTATGTGGCGACCATTCCGCTGGTATTTTGTGAAGCGGAGAAGATGGACCCGAACACCCAGTTCCTGAAAGTTATGATGATCGATGAGCCTGCCGTTCTCGACCGGGCGATTGCGCGTATACCGGCAGAGGTGAAGGAAAAGTACACCGTGCTGAAAAGTGCGCCGTATTTCCTTGAAATCCTCGATAAACGGGTTAATAAAGGCACTGGCGTAAAATCACTGGTCGAGGCGCTGGGTATTAAGCCAGAGGAGGTGATGGCGATTGGCGATCAGGAAAACGACATTGCGATGATCGAATACGCCGGTATGGGCGTGGCAATGGACAACGCCATTCCGTCGGTCAAAGAGGTGGCTAACTTTGTGACTAAATCGAACCTTGAAGATGGTGTTGCCTGGGCGATTGAAAAATTTGTGCTGAACCCCGATCACTCATCCGGCCATTTCCCCGCCCGATAA
- a CDS encoding putative permease (similar to E. coli putative transport protein (AAC75831.1); Blastp hit to AAC75831.1 (450 aa), 27% identity in aa 15 - 435) — protein sequence MSMALTAPPTRKRFLIVACLFIGIFIAYLDRVNVSVLAANEPFLAYMGIEGMPLQIGMMMTVFLAAYGIANVVLSPLGDYLGPRKAMMLCILIWTIALMIGGVATSFALIIICRILLGIGEGFYYPLQSVFIKNWFPKQERGRANAAWIVGQSVAPAIAMPFFTWWIGTHGWRSNFFLCAALGLIPLWLLWRYVADKPEQHKSISEQELAYIKAGQETESAGSSESFMLRVKPVITNYSYWLLVLWYLCLQCLYWGMITWLPTYLKSARGFSWAEMGWLASLPFVLSIFAKAAAGVFVDKIGRSAPILMVLMFFAGVSIYFGTITEHKYMSAVLLSFAVAFCTMGTPVAWTLLQGMIPGKSISAASGVMNGVANGLSSLSPVFIGLFISITGTYTGGLLCLVFISAIAVVSALILTIKKY from the coding sequence ATGTCGATGGCCCTTACCGCCCCCCCAACCAGGAAAAGATTTTTAATCGTTGCCTGTCTGTTTATTGGAATATTTATTGCTTATCTCGATCGCGTTAATGTTTCGGTATTAGCCGCGAATGAACCCTTCTTAGCCTATATGGGTATTGAAGGCATGCCCTTGCAAATCGGCATGATGATGACCGTCTTTCTGGCCGCTTATGGTATCGCTAACGTTGTATTATCACCGCTTGGTGATTATCTCGGCCCCAGAAAAGCGATGATGCTTTGTATTCTGATCTGGACTATCGCTTTAATGATTGGCGGAGTCGCTACATCATTCGCTCTAATTATTATTTGCCGTATATTACTGGGCATCGGAGAGGGATTTTATTATCCACTGCAAAGCGTATTTATTAAAAACTGGTTCCCGAAGCAGGAACGCGGCAGAGCAAACGCGGCGTGGATCGTCGGCCAGTCAGTCGCTCCCGCCATTGCGATGCCTTTTTTCACCTGGTGGATAGGCACCCACGGCTGGCGCTCCAACTTCTTTTTATGCGCCGCTCTTGGGTTAATCCCACTCTGGCTACTTTGGCGATATGTTGCTGATAAACCAGAACAACATAAAAGTATCAGCGAGCAGGAACTGGCTTATATCAAAGCCGGGCAGGAAACGGAAAGCGCAGGCAGCAGCGAAAGTTTTATGTTGCGGGTCAAACCGGTGATTACCAACTACAGCTATTGGCTGCTGGTGCTGTGGTATCTGTGTCTGCAATGTTTATATTGGGGAATGATTACCTGGCTGCCGACCTATCTAAAATCAGCCAGAGGGTTCAGTTGGGCGGAAATGGGCTGGCTGGCGTCGCTTCCCTTTGTCCTGTCGATATTTGCCAAAGCGGCCGCAGGCGTCTTCGTCGATAAAATAGGACGCAGCGCCCCCATATTAATGGTATTAATGTTTTTCGCTGGCGTCAGTATCTATTTCGGCACCATAACCGAACATAAATATATGTCGGCGGTACTCCTCTCCTTTGCTGTTGCTTTCTGTACGATGGGTACGCCCGTTGCCTGGACGTTATTACAGGGAATGATACCAGGAAAATCCATATCCGCCGCCAGCGGCGTAATGAACGGCGTCGCCAACGGACTCTCTTCATTATCTCCTGTATTTATCGGCTTATTTATTTCTATCACTGGAACTTATACCGGCGGCTTACTATGCCTGGTTTTTATCAGCGCTATCGCCGTGGTATCGGCATTAATCTTAACGATTAAAAAATATTAA
- a CDS encoding putative mandelate racemase (muconate lactonizing enzyme family; similar to E. coli starvation sensing protein (AAC74653.1); Blastp hit to AAC74653.1 (404 aa), 28% identity in aa 18 - 385), which produces MMKITSVDIIDVANDFASATSKWRPVVVKINTDEGISGFGEVGLAYGVGASAGIGMAKDLSAIIIGMDPMNNEAIWEKMLKKTFWGQGGGGIFSAAMSGIDIALWDIKGKAWGVPLYKMLGGKSREKIRTYASQLQFGWGDGSDKDMLTEPEQYAQAALTAVSEGYDAIKVDTVAMDRHGNWNQQNLNGPLTDKILRLGYDRMAAIRDAVGPDVDIIAEMHAFTDTTSAIQFGRMIEELGIFYYEEPVMPLNPAQMKQVADKVNIPLAAGERIYWRWGYRPFLENGSLSVIQPDICTCGGITEVKKICDMAHVYDKTVQIHVCGGPISTAVALHMETAIPNFVIHELHRYALLEPNTQTCKYNYLPKNGMYEVPELPGIGQELTEETMKKSPTITVK; this is translated from the coding sequence ATGATGAAAATTACCAGCGTTGATATTATTGATGTGGCGAACGATTTTGCGTCCGCCACCAGCAAATGGCGTCCGGTGGTGGTAAAAATTAATACCGATGAGGGCATTTCCGGTTTTGGCGAAGTTGGGCTGGCTTACGGCGTCGGCGCTTCTGCGGGCATCGGAATGGCGAAGGACCTGTCGGCCATTATCATCGGCATGGACCCGATGAATAACGAAGCTATCTGGGAAAAAATGCTCAAAAAAACCTTCTGGGGGCAGGGCGGCGGCGGCATCTTTTCCGCTGCGATGAGCGGCATCGATATCGCGCTGTGGGATATCAAAGGCAAAGCGTGGGGCGTGCCGCTGTATAAAATGCTTGGCGGCAAAAGTCGCGAGAAAATAAGAACCTACGCCAGTCAGCTACAGTTTGGTTGGGGGGACGGCAGCGATAAAGATATGCTGACCGAGCCGGAGCAGTATGCACAGGCGGCGCTGACCGCCGTCAGCGAAGGCTATGACGCAATAAAAGTGGATACCGTCGCAATGGATCGCCACGGCAACTGGAACCAGCAAAACCTCAACGGGCCTCTCACCGATAAAATCCTGCGTCTGGGCTACGACCGTATGGCCGCCATTCGCGATGCAGTCGGCCCGGACGTGGATATCATCGCCGAAATGCATGCCTTTACGGATACCACCTCGGCGATTCAGTTTGGCCGCATGATCGAAGAACTGGGCATCTTCTACTACGAAGAGCCGGTCATGCCGTTGAACCCCGCGCAGATGAAGCAGGTTGCCGATAAGGTCAATATTCCGCTGGCGGCTGGCGAACGCATTTACTGGCGCTGGGGATACCGTCCTTTCCTGGAAAACGGCAGCCTGAGCGTGATCCAGCCCGATATTTGTACCTGCGGCGGCATCACCGAAGTGAAGAAAATCTGCGATATGGCGCATGTTTATGACAAAACGGTGCAAATCCACGTTTGCGGCGGGCCGATTTCCACAGCGGTGGCGCTGCATATGGAAACCGCAATCCCTAACTTCGTCATCCACGAACTGCACCGGTATGCGCTGCTGGAGCCGAATACACAGACCTGTAAATACAACTACCTGCCGAAGAACGGCATGTACGAAGTCCCGGAGCTTCCCGGCATCGGCCAGGAACTGACCGAAGAAACCATGAAAAAATCACCAACCATCACCGTAAAATAA
- a CDS encoding putative LysR family transcriptional regulator (similar to E. coli putative transcriptional regulator LYSR-type (AAC73855.1); Blastp hit to AAC73855.1 (338 aa), 27% identity in aa 22 - 318), translated as MNLTIRQFRAFLAVADLRSFTAASKYLCITQGAVSGLINEMESQMEVSLFDRTSRVVKLSPDGEKFLPAAMRVVEEFQRAENYARDLKEIKKSLVRVVGAPLIACAFLPQIIHAFKRQHPHTHVQLIDKPMSQLQKSIMLGEADFGIGPERPLEPEIDKQTLFTTEIALYCHPDYRLHKKTVRWEEIQSEELIAVGNESIPMISATAGVRIKPKMTVEHMATAMSLAAQCEGVVIAGTFSRHYAKSYQLATCSLTPPLRRNMNLYFHAWRAQTPATQRFRDFLFSYVDEHHDAPANQR; from the coding sequence ATGAATTTAACTATCCGGCAATTTCGCGCGTTTCTGGCCGTCGCGGATTTGCGTAGTTTTACCGCCGCCAGCAAATATCTGTGCATCACGCAGGGAGCTGTTAGCGGTTTAATCAACGAAATGGAAAGCCAGATGGAGGTTTCCCTTTTCGACCGCACTTCGCGCGTGGTGAAGCTATCGCCCGACGGCGAAAAGTTTTTACCCGCCGCCATGCGGGTTGTTGAAGAGTTTCAACGGGCCGAAAATTATGCCCGCGACCTGAAAGAGATCAAAAAATCCCTGGTGCGGGTTGTTGGCGCGCCGCTGATCGCCTGTGCTTTTCTGCCGCAAATCATCCATGCCTTTAAGCGGCAGCATCCGCATACCCACGTACAGCTTATTGATAAGCCCATGTCGCAATTACAAAAAAGCATTATGTTGGGAGAAGCCGATTTTGGTATCGGCCCGGAGCGGCCGCTGGAACCGGAAATCGACAAACAAACGCTGTTCACAACGGAAATCGCCCTGTACTGCCATCCGGACTATCGGCTGCATAAAAAAACGGTTCGCTGGGAAGAGATTCAAAGCGAAGAGCTGATCGCCGTTGGCAACGAATCCATTCCGATGATCTCCGCAACCGCTGGCGTGCGCATTAAGCCCAAAATGACGGTGGAACATATGGCGACCGCCATGTCGCTGGCGGCGCAGTGTGAAGGCGTGGTGATCGCCGGAACCTTTTCCCGCCATTACGCCAAAAGCTACCAATTAGCGACCTGTTCGCTCACGCCTCCGCTGCGGCGCAATATGAACCTTTATTTCCATGCGTGGCGCGCACAAACGCCCGCCACTCAGCGCTTTAGAGATTTTTTATTCAGCTATGTCGATGAACATCATGATGCCCCGGCCAACCAGCGGTAG